Genomic DNA from Oryza sativa Japonica Group chromosome 5, ASM3414082v1:
ACTCTCCAAGTTTCCTTTTGTTTACTCAGATATTCAGTGCAACACAACGCCTGTTGCAATTCCGTCTCAGATTGTTACATGCATCAAAACAGGGAGCATCAATATAAGGATGATACCATGTCCCAAAATTCAAAAATGATTTCCAAAATTCAGCTAAACCTCACAGAGGCACGAGCATTACAGGCGACGGAGTACTTATTACCGAAGTAACAAATTGGCATGAGCATAGCAGCTGGCAAAATCCCGAACAAAAAAGACAACTTGTTATAGTCATTCTCGTATCTAAACCGCGTACAGTGGTTTTGTGGTGAAACTTGGAATCGGTTAAAAGCAATCATTTATCGTCCTTGACCTCATTGGATTCCTGGTTCTGGCTTGCATCTTCAGTCGGTGAATTAAGACCCTCTGCAAGGCACAAGCGATGCTTGTGAAAATGGCAAAATGAACCTTCAGAATTGCCTTTGTGGTGGATTATAATGTAACGTACCTTCGTTGTCAACAGAAGCATGAAGAAATCGACGCGAACGTGCTTGCTGTTGAGTAGGCTGGAAGAAGATTGTGAAACATGTAAGCCAACAAGTGCATGTGGTATATGTAAGCCATGCATGTCAACTTAAGCTAACTATGTATGGTGGAAAACAGACATCAGCTGCATCGCGAAAATATATTACAAGGGCAAAGCAAATGCATCACATATACAGTAGTTACTCCATTCAGTGCTGTACAATGGTTACTAAGCGAAAAGAACCAACAGCATGGATAAACATTAGGTAGATTTCCCAGATATCCTAATCATCCAGTTTGACTTCACGCCAACGTAAGAAAGTATCAATCCTACAATGTAAGTACATTCTAAAAAGGCAACGAGTTTTAGCACCTGCAATTTTGGTCGGAGTGCTTCAAGCGGCCCTTTAGGTTTTTGAGGGTGTCCTCCTTGCTGCAGGAAGCCGAGATCAGGTGAATGACATTTTATTGAGAACCGCATTGCTTGTCCAGAGCATCGCATGAAAGTTAGTTTTCACTTTGGAAATAAGATGACAATACCTTCCCCAAAGCCCAATCAGCAGAATCAAAGTAAGCTCGCTCATGATCCTGAAAAAACATTTTACATTTTCAGCATAAGTAAATAACATGGATATGGAGATAATATTAAATCAATTTCTCTAACTGTTTCATATATAGAATTATAGATGTTGTACAATGGTATCTGTATAAGAGGGTGAATCAGATTCCAAGGCAATGATGGTTACCTTGGCTATAAGCGCTGGCTTTCTGGGAACTATTCCACCATACTTTTTCTTTATTGCTGCTTCCTGCAAATACCCAGTTAACCACTATAGTATGAAATAAGGTGCTAATGGACTAAAATCACAAATGTTAAGAAAACACAGTACCTCTTCCTGAGGTGAAGGCATCACCTCTTTTTCATTCTGGTTGGCAATTTCTACTTTCTCATCGGAACCATCTACTTCGGGCCTCACTTGACCTGTTGTATCATCAGATGGCTTCCCCGACATACTGTATATGTTTCAACAAGCTGCACCAATTCAGATCCTTATGACATGATATATCCCAAAGCTACCAAAATCATTTGGATAAAAACTAGGACATACACCGATGGAAGAGGAAATGTGAAataaaatcatggaaaaaaataaataataatgtagaaGTACGAGGAACATGCCTGAGTAACTAAGCATCAAGAATAACTATAATGCTTATATGCAATATTTTTGGCATTATCAATGGAGGGTAGGTACAGCAATTGACCCATCCTTTTTGGACAAATAATGTAGAAACCAAATGTGCTGGTCATACATAACTTTCTAACAGTTGTTTGCATATGTTCTAAAATTGAATTTATCATTAATATGTTTGCACTATCAACATGTTATTTGCACCAATATTGGTCCTCAAAGAGGTACTGGGGGCAAACTGCAGAAATGACTGGACAAGAGTAGATCAACCTGGATAAGGTATAGATGCACACAAGTTTTCCAAGACATTACATGAGTTATCAATGAATTGAACAATAATAAAAGTGCGATGATCTATCATACTAACTCGGAAAAACAAAAGTGGAGCATAAACATATTCTGAAATCGGTTATAACTCAATGTTAGTATGTTTTGACCTACCACACATGAGTAGATGACACAATTTATAAAGCATTACACCATGAAGAattagtttcttcttttctttcatttttttaaattgTCTGTTTACatggaaaagagaaaaggcAACGGACAGGATCTAAACAAGAGCCCTGAGATCAATCTTTAACCCTGAGTTTTTAGTGTGTTTTTTTAACCAACTATGTAACTTGTGAGTTGAGAGTCAAGTTTTGAGCTATAAATATGCAATGAGGTTCTCGCCAAGCAGATTTACAAAATTACAATGGTTGAGATAGCAACTGTTCAGCAATTAAGAGCTGTACTCACTTATAAAACACTAAAAGAAATATAAGAGTACTGTTCAATACAGTCATAGAAAATTTATGAACCAAAGAAGCAGACTGCCTTGTAAAAAGGTATCTAAAGTGGATATGCTAAAAAGGATCTACTCTTAATTTCCCCTGTTGATCTGAAATCAAAACACACCCTGAAGATGTTTATGTTATGGCAGCCCATAGCGTAAAATTGATTTGAGAATCAACACAGCACGAGAGTCATACAGCAGATGGATAAGCTGAAAGCAATTTAGCCCCGTGCCTAGCTACCACAGGCACAGGCATGCTGATACATGATTCTAAATCCATCTGCTGTGTTGATTGCTGTATGGCTGTATGCAGCTGATTCAGCTCAATCCCCAAATTTCTTCACAAATAAACTGCCTATTAGCAAGCACTCAACCATACATACAGCAAATGAGTCCGCGGAGAAATGGTTGGAttggaggggggaggggggaggggggagatgTGGATCAGATTGAGCACGGAAAATCAAAGAGCAGAACAAATCGCTCGAAACAACAATCCAAGCAAAGGAAGGGGGGATTTCTGGATGATACCTGGGTTCGAGACGAGGTGGGGAGGAgcgcgtggaggtggaggggaggaggaggagagggaatgGATCGAAGAGGCAAAATGATGGGGAGCCAATCGCCGCAAAGGGCGCAGGGCGCATGTGTCACGTGGAGAAGACGACCGTCacgtggaggagggggagaggaccTGGGGAACCTGTGGGGCCTCTGTTCATCTGACCTCAGCCAACGGCGTGCATCTACCGTAAGAGCACCcgtaatggtaaagtaaggtactctctataaaatatgtatatCTCAGCAAtaaactagattaatagtaaaccaccttaatagtatgtctatatgggtatctatagctctctaatccattgccttatttttctctatagactatctccaggttagtagatagctttgctcttcTCTTCCAAGtaagaaaatatgctgacatggatctcttgtagagagcctatagataatcaTTAAGGGTgccctaagggtgtgtttagttgaggaaaaggaaatttttggtgtcacatcgaacgtttgaccggatgtcggaagaggttttcggacacgaataaaaaaactaatttcagaactcgcctggaaaccgcgagacgaatcttttgagactaattaagccgtcattagcatatgtgggttactgtagcacttaaggctaatcacggactaattaggcttaaaagattcgtctcgcgatttcctccaTAACTGTgcgattagttttttttatctatatttaatgtttcatgcatgtgtctaaatattcgatgtgatgtttttggaaaaaaaaattagggaactaaacgggccctaaATTGAAGGGCCAATACAGGAGTACGTGCTTTTTtttatagagtaaattgcatcggcGGAACATGAACTTGTCAGGTGTGTACAATCTAGTGtatgaacttgtaaaatgctcttTTTTACATAAACTTGTCTTCCGCGTGCGAGCTAAGGTCAAAAGGATATTACATGACTAATTTTGTTGATTTAGGTGCTGATTAGGATACTAcgtaaacacatatatatatgagaagATTGCTACTTAGACATACACCTGTTCAATAAAAATATAGAATGAGACATGGTGATTgtagagaaagatataaaaaaCTGAGCAATTATAAAGGGTTAGAAACATATGAAATTCAAGATAAACTAGAgaacaaaattataaatatagCTTGTTTTATGTATACTAACTATATGTATGTACGCCATATCCTAATCAATATCAGTTAGGTAAAATTAACCTTGCCATGCTATTTTGGACCTACTTCGCACGGATTAGATAAGTTCGTGTAAAAAACAAGCATTTTGCAAGTTCATATACTAAATTACACCCACCTAATAAGTTTATGTACCATCaatacaatttactcttttttataCTATCAAAACCTCTTCGAAAATCAATTGAGAACATGCATGATTAGGAAAAGATATACagtttatatgattttaattgaaATGGAAACATGAAATAAAGAATTACAACAGGACGTaggaaaattaaaaaataatgattaTTTAAATAGACAAAATGGAAAATTACACGGATTAGAGAAGAGATAAATACTTGAATAAAGGATTGCATGAGATTAAAACTCAGGCTACTTATTACTTTAAAATTCTGTAGTGGTGAAGATGACTCCAACCTGATAAACACGCGACTTATTAACCGTGGGATTGGCAGATCGGATGGTGCTGAGGATCCCATCGCACGCGCTCCTCCCCTCCGTGAATCACTTCTCTCCCCCACAGGCCAGATCGCGCTCACTATCCAACCGTCGACGCCGCTCCCCTCATCCTTCGCCGCGCCCCCACCACGCCTTCGCCAACCGCCACTCCTGCTCGCCTgaatccacgccgccgccgtcgcggatcGACATCGCCGCTCCTCCTATcgcgctcctcccccgccggcaCCGCCTCCATCCATCCGCCGCGTCTCGCCGCCAGTCGCACCACCGATCCATTCCTCCTCTGCCGCCTGCTCTCCCGGTCCCTCCCGCCCCATCGCCCCAACACTTCCCCCGTCAGCACCGCCTCCATCCATCCGCCGCGTCTCGCTGCCGGCCGCACCCCCGCCTCCATCCATCCACCGCAGATCGCCATCGCACGCCTCCGCCTCTCAAGGTCGCACGCTCATCGCCGCCCGACACCCCGCCGATTGGGGACCGAACGCTGACCCTGCATCGACGCCACAACAGTCGACAGAGGGGAGATGTTGAAGACCTCACTCCAACGACGGCTGCGCGCGGCGACACTACCAGGCACTGAGGGAGAGAATGCGGTGCGAGGTGCGGCGGGGTTGTTCGTCCTTGCCCAGATCAATGCCGCCGCCGATCCCTCACTCGCCCCTCGCCCAAGTCGGCGCCAAGGGCGAGGTTCGCCAATCTGCTTCCCAGCCGCCTCGCCCGCTCCATGGGAGAGGTGACACCTGTGCCCGCCTCCAGCGCTCCATGCCCCCGGATACCATCGGAGCACGATCCCTCCTTAGCTTCTGCCGGAGAAGGGACGCATGCGCCGACCTTCAGCACTCTACGCGCCCTGTGGATAATTGGTTCGTTCTCTTTACGTTGCAATCCATTCATTTATCAAGAATCATCATTGTGAGTGCCGAGGGTTATTACAGATTGCAGGATCACTAATGCTCTTTTTTGCCCATAAGATGTTCAACGAAATGCTGCTTAGCCAATGTATTACCAGAAATTGATTTCTCTGTAAGTGAGAATGTCATATTGTCATGTCCCCTATGTTGTTATTTATACTAATGATTGCAGGATTCTCTCTGTTGTTATTTATGCTATGAAGTGCTGGGAAGTTGAGAGTGTTGCTACCAAGCAAAAAGATTCAATTGATCTGTTGGAGCAAACTAATTTGGATCTCGCAGTCTCAAAACTAATCTGGTTCTTGATTGTTTCAGAGtggatgaaaataaaaaatggaatGATGCAGTGAAGATTATGTAAGCAATGTTCGTGATATATCGATCC
This window encodes:
- the LOC4339635 gene encoding uncharacterized protein isoform X1, with protein sequence MRPAPFAAIGSPSFCLFDPFPLLLLPSTSTRSSPPRLEPSMSGKPSDDTTGQVRPEVDGSDEKVEIANQNEKEVMPSPQEEEAAIKKKYGGIVPRKPALIAKDHERAYFDSADWALGKQGGHPQKPKGPLEALRPKLQPTQQQARSRRFLHASVDNEEGLNSPTEDASQNQESNEVKDDK
- the LOC4339635 gene encoding uncharacterized protein isoform X2; protein product: MSGKPSDDTTGQVRPEVDGSDEKVEIANQNEKEVMPSPQEEEAAIKKKYGGIVPRKPALIAKDHERAYFDSADWALGKQGGHPQKPKGPLEALRPKLQPTQQQARSRRFLHASVDNEEGLNSPTEDASQNQESNEVKDDK